CGTGCTGCGCATCGCGGACGGCGCGATCGTCGGCTCCGCGCTCAAAGTCGATGGCCGCGCGGAGAATCCCGTGTCGGCGGAACGGGCGCAGGCTTTCATGCAGGCTGCGCGCGCGCAGCGGGGCGAGGGATAACACAATGGCGGTTCGACTGCTCGATGCGTTTGCCAGCGACTTCGCGCGGATGTCCGGCGCGGACCTCGCCGACTCGATCCGGCAGGCGGAAGGGCGTACCCTCGCCGCCGAAGTGATCCTCTCGTCCGAGCCACCCGTGGAAGGTGTGTCGCACGGCGAGATCGCGGCGGCGATGGGCGCGGACCTGATCGCGCTGGACGCCTACGATCCGTTTGCTCCGGCGATTCCCGGCTCGCCCGCGTCCGTGCTGGACGATCCGGCGCCGTTGGAAACGTACAGCCGTCTGCTCGGTCGCCCGGTGGGCATCAACCTGATCGTGGCGGATGCCGATCTGGGCAGCGGCCTCGGCGGGCGGCGCGTCAGCGAGGCGGCGGTGGAGGCCGTGGCGGCGCAGGGCGCGGACTTCGTGTTCCTCTACGTGCGCCCCAAGATGGGCGGCACGCCGGAGATGATGCAGGCCGCTGCGCGCCTGATCGCGGATCGTGCGCCGGACATGCTGCTGATCGGCGTACCGTCGTTCAGCCTGCCCGCTCCGCGTGACGCGCAGGGCGTGGCGAATTACTTGCAGCAGGCGATCGCGCTGCTCGATGCGGGCTGTGCCGGGATCGGCCTGCCCGCACCCGGCAGCAAACAGGGCTGGTTGTTCGAGCCGACCGCGCAGATCATCGATGCGATCCACGCGCGCGAGGCGTTAGCGTGGCTGTTCGTGACCGGATCGATCGAAGGCGCGTCTGCCGATGCGATGGT
This sequence is a window from Aggregatilinea lenta. Protein-coding genes within it:
- a CDS encoding DUF7916 family protein, whose amino-acid sequence is MAVRLLDAFASDFARMSGADLADSIRQAEGRTLAAEVILSSEPPVEGVSHGEIAAAMGADLIALDAYDPFAPAIPGSPASVLDDPAPLETYSRLLGRPVGINLIVADADLGSGLGGRRVSEAAVEAVAAQGADFVFLYVRPKMGGTPEMMQAAARLIADRAPDMLLIGVPSFSLPAPRDAQGVANYLQQAIALLDAGCAGIGLPAPGSKQGWLFEPTAQIIDAIHAREALAWLFVTGSIEGASADAMVQIALAAKQLGADAVRLDEAGLSGMPLPENILAFSIALRGKRHTYRRMAASILR